The following coding sequences are from one Diospyros lotus cultivar Yz01 chromosome 7, ASM1463336v1, whole genome shotgun sequence window:
- the LOC127806624 gene encoding uncharacterized protein LOC127806624 — MALPTTLSSSLRMNQSLYIFVSSLSQAPINFVCKMIKPARPDGRRFIITSFFFILFLCVLASLNEVRFDSLLKFGRCALSKMPHQARISENFATSVSDSSSGDDIRILLGILTLPDQYHRRHFLRLIYGTQSPAGAKVDVKFVFCNLTKEDQKVLVALEIMRYDDIIILDCKENMNKGKTYTYFSSLPEMLNSSDRPYPPYHYVLKADDDAYFRLENLVESLKPLPREDLYYGYVIPCPSMDPFVHYMSGMGFLVSWDIVEWIRVSDIPKNNLEGPEDKIFGQWMRDGHRAKHRFNAKWSMYNYPEPPTRCTHELWPDTIAVHLLKNQEKWIHTLTYFNVTQNLKPSKLYHIP, encoded by the exons ATGGCTCTTCCTACCACCCTCTCCTCTTCTCTCCGAATGAACCAATCTCTCTACATCTTTGTATCTTCTCTTTCACAGGCTCCGATTAATTTCGTATGTAAGATGATCAAGCCGGCAAGACCCGACGGCCGGAGATTCATAATcacctccttcttcttcattctctttctctgtgTCTTGGCTTCCCTCAACGAAGTCCGATTCGATAGTCTACTCAAGTTCGGGAGATGCGCTCTCTCCAAAATGCCACATCAAGCGCGGATATCTGAAAATTTTGCGACGTCGGTAAGCGACTCGTCGTCCGGGGACGATATCAGAATTCTTCTAGGCATCTTAACGCTTCCCGACCAGTACCACCGCCGTCACTTCCTCCGCCTCATCTACGGTACGCAGTCTCCGGCCGGCGCCAAAGTCGACGTGAAGTTCGTCTTCTGCAACCTCACCAAGGAAGATCAGAAAGTTCTGGTCGCCCTAGAGATAATGCGGTACGACGATATCATTATACTCGACTGCAAAGAGAACATGAACAAGG GTAAGACTTACACCTACTTTTCGAGCTTGCCGGAGATGCTAAACAGCTCCGACCGGCCATACCCGCCGTACCATTACGTGCTGAAGGCCGACGACGACGCGTATTTCAGGTTAGAAAACCTGGTGGAGTCACTGAAGCCCTTGCCCAGAGAAGATCTGTACTATGGCTATGTTATTCCATGCCCTAGCATGGACCCTTTCGTTCATTACATGTCTGGAATGGGATTTCTGGTTTCTTGGGACATAGTTGAGTGGATTAGGGTTTCTGATATACCGAAGAACAATCTTGAAGGTCCGGAAGACAAGATTTTTGGGCAATGGATGAGAGATGGCCACCGGGCAAAGCATCGGTTCAATGCTAAGTGGTCGATGTATAATTATCCGGAGCCGCCGACGAGATGTACGCACGAGCTCTGGCCGGACACCATTGCCGTTCATCTTCTGAAGAATCAGGAGAAGTGGATCCATACATTGACGTATTTCAATGTCACCCAGAATTTGAAGCCTTCGAAACTGTATCATATACCTTAG